The following are from one region of the Halogeometricum sp. S3BR5-2 genome:
- a CDS encoding uracil-xanthine permease family protein, with the protein MSRDDDSFVAYGIEDRPPLGTSLLLGVQHYLTMVGANIAVPLILAGALGMPADIVPRFVGTFFVVSGVATLAQTTFGNRYPIVQGAPFSMLAPALAVVGVVTASNPTGPAWQAALLQLQGAILVAALVEILVGYLGLLGKLRSFLSPVVIAPTIALIGLSLFNTGQVTSATNNIPLLGLTLLLIVLFSQYVDTAHRVFGLFPVLLGIVVAYGIAAVLSAVGVYAPGTSGYVDFGAVLSAPAFVPIYPLQWGFAGGPNAVTVALPLLGEVAFGIPQVTSAFVVGMLAGVGASMIESLGDYHAVARLSGVGAPSEKRINHGIGMEGLMNVFSALMGGSGSTSYSENIGAIGLTGVASRYVVQIGAAVMLVVGFVGYFGQLVATIPDPVVGGLYIAMFGQIVAVGLSNLKYVDLDSSRNIFVVGVSLFVGLAVPTYMANVGSASAFQEGMAAVAYLGPILGAQVVSNTVFVIGSTGMAVGGLFAFVLDNTIEGTREERGLNEWEASAEADEEFASAYDRFVRGGTKGD; encoded by the coding sequence GTGAGTCGGGACGACGACTCCTTCGTGGCCTACGGCATCGAAGACAGACCACCGCTCGGCACCTCCCTCCTCCTCGGCGTCCAACACTACCTGACGATGGTCGGGGCGAACATCGCCGTTCCGCTCATCCTCGCGGGCGCCCTCGGCATGCCCGCCGACATCGTCCCGCGGTTCGTCGGAACGTTCTTCGTCGTCTCCGGCGTGGCGACGCTGGCGCAGACGACGTTCGGCAACCGCTACCCCATCGTGCAGGGCGCGCCGTTCTCGATGCTCGCGCCCGCCCTGGCCGTCGTCGGCGTCGTGACGGCGAGCAATCCGACGGGGCCGGCGTGGCAGGCCGCCCTCCTCCAGTTACAGGGGGCGATACTCGTCGCCGCCCTCGTCGAGATTCTGGTCGGCTACCTCGGACTCCTCGGGAAACTCCGCTCCTTTCTCTCGCCGGTCGTCATCGCGCCCACCATCGCCCTCATCGGCCTCTCGCTGTTCAACACCGGACAGGTCACCTCGGCGACGAACAACATCCCCCTCCTCGGTCTGACGCTGCTCCTCATCGTCCTCTTCTCGCAGTACGTCGATACGGCGCACCGCGTGTTCGGCCTGTTCCCGGTTCTCCTCGGCATCGTCGTCGCCTACGGCATCGCGGCGGTGCTCTCCGCGGTCGGCGTCTACGCGCCCGGTACCTCGGGCTACGTCGACTTCGGGGCGGTGCTGTCGGCGCCCGCGTTCGTCCCCATCTACCCCCTCCAGTGGGGCTTCGCGGGCGGACCGAACGCCGTCACCGTCGCCCTCCCCCTCCTCGGCGAGGTGGCGTTCGGCATCCCGCAGGTCACCTCCGCGTTCGTCGTCGGGATGCTCGCCGGCGTCGGCGCCTCGATGATAGAGAGCCTCGGCGACTACCACGCCGTCGCGCGCCTCTCGGGCGTCGGCGCCCCCTCCGAGAAGCGCATCAACCACGGCATCGGGATGGAGGGGCTGATGAACGTCTTCTCCGCGCTCATGGGCGGGTCGGGGTCGACCTCCTACTCGGAGAACATCGGCGCCATCGGCCTCACCGGCGTCGCCTCCCGCTACGTCGTCCAAATCGGCGCCGCCGTCATGCTGGTCGTCGGCTTCGTCGGCTACTTCGGCCAACTCGTCGCCACCATCCCCGACCCCGTCGTCGGCGGCCTCTACATCGCCATGTTCGGGCAAATCGTCGCCGTCGGCCTCTCGAACCTGAAGTACGTCGACCTCGACTCCTCGCGCAACATCTTCGTCGTCGGCGTCTCGCTGTTCGTCGGCCTCGCCGTCCCCACCTACATGGCGAACGTCGGGTCCGCGAGCGCGTTTCAGGAGGGGATGGCGGCCGTCGCCTACCTCGGTCCGATTCTCGGTGCGCAGGTCGTCTCGAACACCGTCTTCGTCATCGGGTCGACCGGGATGGCCGTCGGCGGCCTGTTCGCGTTCGTCCTCGACAACACCATCGAGGGGACGCGCGAGGAACGCGGGCTGAACGAGTGGGAGGCGTCCGCCGAGGCCGACGAGGAGTTCGCCTCCGCGTACGACCGCTTCGTCCGCGGCGGGACGAAGGGCGACTGA
- a CDS encoding aldo/keto reductase produces the protein MTDLDLPAIGYGTSGDEEGDEWTDNVVAALDAGYRFVDTAQMYDNEAEVGAGIAQSDVDRDDIVLATKIEPGNLAPEDVRETAEESLDRLGVDSVEMLYVHWPADAYDAEETLPAFDELREEGLVEHVCLSNFEPDLLDEAREILESPVAAHQVECHPLLPQEELRAYADEHDHHLVAYSPLGRGKILDHPVLSEVAEKHDASTAEVCIAWAVEHGIVPIPKSSGDHVADNLAAAEMDLDEADLEKIDGIEERKRVIDPDMGPWNRE, from the coding sequence GTGACAGACCTCGACCTCCCCGCGATAGGCTACGGCACCTCCGGCGACGAGGAAGGCGACGAGTGGACCGACAACGTCGTCGCGGCGTTGGACGCCGGCTACCGCTTCGTCGACACGGCGCAGATGTACGACAACGAGGCGGAGGTCGGCGCCGGCATCGCGCAGAGTGACGTCGACCGCGACGATATCGTGTTGGCGACGAAGATAGAGCCCGGAAACCTCGCGCCCGAGGACGTGAGGGAGACGGCCGAGGAGAGCCTCGACCGTCTCGGCGTCGACTCTGTGGAGATGCTGTACGTCCACTGGCCCGCCGACGCCTACGACGCCGAGGAGACGCTTCCGGCGTTCGACGAACTCCGCGAGGAGGGTCTCGTCGAGCACGTCTGTCTCAGCAACTTCGAACCGGACCTCTTGGACGAAGCGCGCGAGATTCTGGAGTCCCCCGTCGCGGCCCACCAGGTGGAGTGTCACCCGCTTCTCCCCCAGGAGGAACTCCGCGCGTACGCCGACGAACACGACCACCACCTCGTCGCCTACTCGCCGCTCGGTCGGGGGAAGATACTCGACCACCCCGTGCTCTCCGAGGTGGCCGAGAAACACGACGCCTCGACGGCCGAGGTGTGCATCGCGTGGGCCGTCGAGCACGGCATCGTCCCCATCCCGAAGTCCTCGGGCGACCACGTCGCCGACAACCTCGCGGCCGCCGAGATGGACTTGGACGAGGCGGACCTCGAGAAGATAGACGGAATCGAGGAGCGAAAGCGCGTCATCGACCCCGACATGGGGCCGTGGAACCGCGAGTGA
- a CDS encoding CheF family chemotaxis protein, with translation MTDEPHRQTDASTLEPPDDVRDGERGLRTDGGTASPGNDDLLEAYRQQKEEPAEDGETAEARKRKELRRSKNGESIIVDFVANFVAGGDATFEPVKGRVLMSERRLILATSRTKTVVPITSIFDIAVGQVPPEVEEFFDYTVMVGYIVGNRRRTTVIGGDRETIEKFSLLLFRATLNGSTTLVKHPAKVGGRVMDTPKRKTGLHLDYESVVFPGNDVLGEGDGPFEIDLASVIFFEVIERTIDDEKRLVLSVQHVENGQTVTSEMSMASRRKMNILGRYLRLIYHWIKSDVRDVEIEEGTLEVLVGLYSTGSDVDLASLLELEDAELEHHLGELFDDNLVTGAELPCELTPQGRFVVNEEIEGVNV, from the coding sequence ATGACCGACGAACCCCACCGACAGACCGACGCATCGACGCTCGAACCGCCGGACGACGTCCGAGACGGCGAGCGCGGACTCCGGACCGACGGAGGGACGGCCTCCCCCGGGAACGACGACCTACTCGAAGCCTACCGTCAGCAGAAAGAAGAACCCGCCGAAGACGGGGAGACGGCGGAGGCGCGGAAGCGCAAGGAGCTCCGCCGCTCGAAGAACGGCGAGTCCATCATCGTCGACTTCGTGGCGAACTTCGTCGCCGGCGGCGACGCGACCTTCGAACCGGTGAAGGGGCGCGTCCTGATGAGCGAGCGGCGACTCATCCTCGCCACCTCGCGGACGAAGACGGTGGTGCCCATCACCTCCATCTTCGACATCGCGGTCGGGCAGGTGCCGCCGGAAGTCGAGGAGTTCTTCGACTACACCGTCATGGTCGGCTACATCGTCGGCAATCGCCGGCGGACGACGGTCATCGGCGGCGACCGCGAGACCATCGAGAAGTTCTCTCTCCTGTTGTTCCGCGCGACGCTGAACGGGTCGACGACGCTGGTGAAACACCCCGCGAAGGTGGGCGGCCGCGTGATGGACACGCCGAAGCGCAAGACCGGACTCCACCTCGACTACGAGTCGGTTGTCTTCCCCGGCAACGACGTGCTCGGCGAGGGCGACGGCCCGTTCGAGATAGACCTCGCGTCCGTCATCTTCTTCGAGGTCATCGAGCGGACCATCGACGACGAGAAGCGACTCGTCCTCTCGGTCCAACACGTCGAGAACGGCCAGACGGTGACCTCGGAGATGTCGATGGCCTCGCGCCGGAAGATGAACATCCTCGGGCGCTACCTCCGCCTCATCTACCACTGGATCAAAAGCGACGTGCGGGACGTCGAAATCGAAGAGGGGACTCTGGAGGTGCTCGTCGGCCTCTACTCCACCGGGTCGGACGTGGACCTCGCGTCGCTCCTGGAACTCGAAGACGCGGAACTCGAACACCACCTCGGCGAACTGTTCGACGACAACCTCGTCACCGGCGCGGAACTGCCCTGCGAACTGACGCCGCAGGGGAGGTTCGTGGTCAACGAGGAGATAGAAGGCGTCAACGTCTGA
- a CDS encoding MFS transporter translates to MSETRRPSDAWLYGWAAGYASVGAASVLVPLYAIDLGAGALLVSLIAATAAFAGVPGAILWGKAVSRTHRRRPFILVALGSTGGVLLLAPLLSSPWTVLVANAALWFVVAAAAPVLNLVVVDGYQPHEWSVRFGKLNQYQGYGWLAGLVAGALWSALAGSAFGIAPLPAKRLFFLAAGVVALLGFAAVYVRYPERPRLTERRYVRLLRRVRQDGLGGSRSTRAVPFGPGRVYWALRSLRRNGRSGKPATERFSGELTRYLAAATLFFGGFAVFFAPLPSFLTDVGYTTDHVFALNVVSAAASAVAYAPVGSLAARFDRFRLQTGALLSRVVVFPLVAVVGGALAPPGGLLVVGALFAVIGLAWAFIAVTATDIVADLAAEPVRSEALGAYTALGSLGGGVGSALGGVVAGGVGYEATFALAACCILAAAVVVVRGRRSGRGATGSSGL, encoded by the coding sequence GTGAGCGAGACGCGCCGACCGAGCGACGCCTGGTTGTACGGATGGGCGGCGGGGTACGCCTCGGTGGGCGCGGCGTCGGTGCTGGTTCCGCTGTACGCCATCGACCTCGGAGCGGGGGCGTTGCTCGTCAGCCTCATCGCCGCCACCGCGGCGTTCGCGGGCGTCCCCGGTGCGATTCTCTGGGGAAAGGCGGTCTCGCGGACCCACCGGCGGCGGCCGTTCATCCTCGTCGCCCTCGGTTCGACGGGCGGCGTCCTCCTCCTCGCGCCGCTCCTCTCCTCGCCGTGGACCGTGCTCGTCGCCAACGCGGCGCTCTGGTTCGTCGTCGCCGCGGCCGCGCCCGTGTTGAACCTCGTCGTCGTCGACGGCTACCAGCCGCACGAGTGGTCGGTCCGGTTCGGCAAACTGAACCAGTATCAGGGGTACGGTTGGTTAGCGGGCCTCGTCGCCGGCGCGCTGTGGTCCGCGCTCGCGGGGTCGGCGTTCGGAATCGCCCCCCTTCCGGCCAAGCGCCTGTTCTTCCTCGCCGCGGGCGTCGTCGCCCTCCTCGGGTTCGCCGCGGTGTACGTCCGCTATCCGGAGCGGCCGCGGCTGACCGAGCGCCGGTACGTCCGACTGCTCCGCCGCGTCCGGCAGGACGGCCTCGGCGGCAGTCGGTCCACGCGGGCCGTCCCGTTCGGCCCCGGCCGGGTGTACTGGGCGCTCCGCTCGCTCCGCCGGAACGGGCGGTCCGGCAAACCCGCGACCGAGCGGTTCTCGGGCGAACTGACGCGCTACCTCGCGGCGGCGACGCTGTTCTTCGGGGGGTTCGCCGTCTTCTTCGCGCCGCTGCCGTCGTTCCTGACGGACGTCGGCTACACCACCGACCACGTGTTCGCGCTGAACGTCGTCTCCGCGGCCGCCTCGGCGGTCGCGTACGCGCCCGTCGGGTCGCTCGCGGCCCGGTTCGACCGCTTCCGGCTCCAGACGGGGGCGCTGCTCTCCCGGGTCGTCGTCTTCCCCCTCGTCGCCGTCGTCGGGGGCGCCCTCGCCCCGCCGGGCGGACTGCTCGTCGTGGGCGCCCTGTTCGCCGTCATCGGACTCGCCTGGGCGTTCATCGCCGTGACGGCGACGGACATCGTCGCCGACCTCGCGGCGGAACCCGTGCGGAGCGAGGCGCTCGGCGCGTACACGGCGCTCGGGAGCCTCGGCGGCGGCGTCGGGAGCGCCCTCGGCGGCGTCGTCGCCGGCGGCGTCGGGTACGAGGCCACGTTCGCGCTGGCCGCCTGCTGCATCCTCGCGGCCGCCGTGGTCGTCGTCCGCGGCCGGCGGTCCGGACGAGGCGCGACGGGAAGTAGCGGGCTCTGA
- the cheB gene encoding chemotaxis-specific protein-glutamate methyltransferase CheB produces the protein MRTLIRTLLEDGGIDVVAEAENGAEAVDVVAEHRPDVVTMDIEMPEMNGIEAVEAIMESCPTPVLMLSAHAEDDADVTFEALDVGAVDFVTKPGGEVTSSMPRVKRELVEKVRSAAAVDLSATRRTEALGRRETPSRGGKRASRRSRRSGADRTERAPAPSSRRRAASDSPYPDVSTLILGASTGGPNVVERVLADLPTVANLRIVVVQHMPAGFTRRFADRLDARSAYRVAEATDGERIGVGEARVAPGGSHLVVDRDRAGRLSLKLTDTKPVHGVKPAIDLTMASAVEAVEGPLVGTLLTGMGRDGVDGMGRINAAGGYTVAQDEGTSAIFGMPKRAIEAGCVDAVAPADDIASHILAGLTEEE, from the coding sequence ATGCGGACGCTCATCCGCACGCTCCTCGAAGACGGGGGAATCGACGTCGTCGCGGAGGCGGAGAACGGGGCCGAGGCGGTCGACGTCGTCGCCGAACACCGCCCCGACGTGGTGACGATGGACATCGAGATGCCCGAGATGAACGGCATCGAAGCCGTCGAGGCCATCATGGAGTCGTGCCCCACACCCGTGTTGATGCTCTCGGCGCACGCGGAGGACGACGCCGACGTGACGTTCGAGGCCCTCGACGTGGGCGCCGTCGACTTCGTGACGAAACCCGGCGGCGAGGTCACCTCCTCGATGCCGCGCGTGAAGCGCGAACTCGTCGAGAAGGTCCGCTCGGCCGCGGCGGTGGACCTCTCGGCGACGCGGCGGACGGAGGCGCTGGGTCGCCGCGAGACGCCCTCGCGGGGCGGCAAGCGAGCCTCCCGACGGAGTCGGAGAAGCGGCGCCGACCGGACGGAGCGCGCGCCCGCGCCGTCGTCGCGTCGACGGGCGGCGTCGGACTCGCCGTACCCCGACGTGTCGACGCTGATACTCGGCGCGTCGACCGGGGGGCCGAACGTGGTCGAACGGGTCCTCGCGGACCTGCCGACGGTCGCGAACCTCAGAATCGTGGTCGTCCAGCACATGCCCGCGGGGTTCACGAGGCGGTTCGCGGACCGCCTCGACGCGCGGTCGGCGTACCGCGTCGCGGAGGCGACGGACGGCGAGCGAATCGGCGTCGGCGAGGCGCGCGTCGCCCCCGGCGGGTCGCACCTCGTGGTCGACCGCGACCGCGCGGGGCGACTCTCGCTGAAACTCACGGACACGAAACCGGTCCACGGCGTCAAGCCCGCCATCGACCTGACGATGGCCTCGGCCGTCGAAGCCGTCGAGGGACCCCTCGTCGGAACGCTCCTGACCGGGATGGGACGCGACGGGGTCGACGGCATGGGCCGTATCAACGCCGCGGGCGGGTACACGGTCGCACAGGACGAGGGAACGTCGGCTATCTTCGGGATGCCGAAGCGGGCCATCGAGGCGGGATGCGTCGACGCCGTCGCCCCCGCCGACGACATCGCCTCGCACATTCTGGCGGGACTGACGGAGGAGGAGTAG
- a CDS encoding CheR family methyltransferase: MSRSEASDEGFRRLLDHVEESLSFATSSYNDAYLDRRISARMRRRGVDGYDAYQSLLTEDAEEQRALLNSLSVNVTSFFRNPEVWEALREVLAELAENGNGRVRIWSAACSDGREAYSLAMLAHDDDRIDPNRVSILGTDIKPEILDAARAGEYRASETNDVAEQLAPLSGNDRYVERDGDVYRVSEAVKSLVSFEKHDLVQERPPDTFDLVVCRNLFIYINSEAKQAIFDTLGSALSPHGYLTIGMTETVPPSCRDWFEPVEKRLRIYRNATGSSTP, from the coding sequence ATGTCGCGCTCGGAGGCCTCCGACGAGGGGTTCCGACGGCTGCTCGACCACGTCGAGGAGTCGCTGTCGTTCGCGACGAGTTCGTACAACGACGCGTACCTCGACCGGCGAATCTCCGCGCGGATGCGCCGCCGCGGCGTCGACGGCTACGACGCCTACCAGTCGCTCCTGACCGAGGACGCCGAGGAGCAGCGGGCGCTGTTGAACTCGCTGAGCGTCAACGTCACCAGTTTCTTCCGCAACCCGGAGGTGTGGGAGGCGCTCCGCGAGGTGCTGGCCGAACTCGCCGAGAACGGGAACGGTCGAGTCCGCATCTGGAGCGCCGCCTGCTCGGACGGCCGCGAGGCGTACTCGCTTGCGATGCTGGCGCACGACGACGACCGCATCGACCCGAACCGCGTGTCGATACTCGGCACCGACATCAAACCCGAGATACTCGACGCCGCGCGGGCGGGCGAGTACCGCGCCTCCGAGACGAACGACGTCGCGGAGCAACTCGCGCCGCTCTCCGGGAACGACCGCTACGTCGAACGCGACGGCGACGTCTACCGCGTGAGCGAGGCGGTGAAGTCGCTGGTGTCGTTCGAGAAACACGACCTCGTGCAGGAGCGGCCGCCGGACACGTTCGACTTGGTGGTGTGTCGGAACCTGTTCATCTACATCAACAGCGAGGCGAAGCAGGCGATATTCGACACGCTGGGGTCGGCGCTCAGCCCGCACGGCTACCTCACCATCGGGATGACCGAGACGGTGCCGCCGTCCTGTCGCGACTGGTTCGAACCGGTCGAGAAACGGCTCCGAATCTACCGGAACGCGACGGGGTCTTCGACTCCGTGA
- a CDS encoding CheF family chemotaxis protein: protein MKPGETKVADTNGRFLQVRRGGRSLNDANWTNGRILLSNQRLILAGTGGKRTFALSDIEQIGGRFDVNQRIATVSDYLALRYNDGEDVVLVAPADPDEFELDLYGTLLNATKFLVRHPAVEGGVVQNTEWVGARLKVEEAGVSIATVEGSFVHVRLDDIGDIEMGRRTVREETREVIEVEHSYDDGTSVQTYISGPERPVTILKSLLRIGEEQSETALELSKQDKQVLMALYSGVSPFDIPAFLGIDVDDVEELFTRLIDHNVLDEVRVRHEVELNARGRSIAADAIDDQAANM, encoded by the coding sequence ATGAAGCCTGGCGAGACGAAGGTCGCGGACACGAACGGACGATTCCTGCAGGTGCGGCGCGGCGGGCGGAGTCTCAACGACGCCAACTGGACCAACGGGCGGATTCTCCTCTCGAATCAGCGGCTCATCCTCGCGGGCACCGGCGGGAAGCGGACGTTCGCGCTCTCCGACATCGAACAGATCGGCGGGCGGTTCGACGTGAACCAGCGCATCGCCACCGTCTCCGATTACCTCGCGCTCCGGTACAACGACGGTGAGGACGTGGTCCTCGTAGCGCCGGCGGACCCCGACGAGTTCGAACTCGACCTGTACGGGACGCTCCTGAACGCGACGAAGTTCCTCGTCCGCCACCCGGCCGTCGAGGGCGGCGTCGTCCAGAACACCGAGTGGGTCGGCGCGCGACTGAAAGTCGAGGAGGCGGGGGTCAGCATCGCCACCGTGGAGGGGTCGTTCGTCCACGTCAGACTCGACGACATCGGCGACATCGAGATGGGCCGACGGACGGTCCGCGAGGAGACGCGCGAGGTCATCGAAGTCGAGCACTCCTACGACGACGGGACGAGCGTGCAGACGTACATTTCGGGGCCGGAGCGCCCGGTGACCATCCTGAAGTCGCTGCTCCGAATCGGCGAGGAGCAGTCCGAGACGGCGCTCGAACTGTCGAAGCAGGACAAACAGGTTCTGATGGCGCTGTACTCCGGCGTCTCTCCCTTCGACATCCCGGCCTTTCTCGGCATCGACGTCGACGACGTCGAGGAACTGTTCACCCGCCTCATCGACCACAACGTCCTCGACGAGGTCCGCGTCCGCCACGAGGTGGAGTTGAACGCCCGCGGGCGCTCCATCGCCGCGGACGCCATCGACGACCAAGCCGCGAACATGTGA
- a CDS encoding chemotaxis protein CheA yields MDEELYQAFITESEESITQLNNSLLELESNPEATDAIDDIFRQAHTLKGNFGAMGFDNAATVAHAVEDLLDEIRHDRLAVTPDRMDLVFDGMDEILEILRDIEEHGESKSDPTALVEEIRAAARAEDAAGEEPSTADDDDAPNDDALAVAAETLDFESDELTDAELLYHADIELNAGEMKGVDAGLFLGGVPDGVDVVGSVPDIDSIEDGEFDDGFALFVANVPEAELGPTLAGLWKVESVELTDVSAVLADDRDAEAALADSDAEADAGAAVDADAAEVDAEPVESGAADDAEAEAAALAETSEADAEPDAEPEEAEDGDPAAAVDPAEAAEAVAAVEAAYSGAESESEQESESEDGRESDRDAGGESVSDADGDAGAAEATAAESGAEGSAEGADSPARDDADEETKAEGEKKREKREKGQSISAVKSVRVDVDQLDELHELVEQLVTSRIKLRQAMEGEVVDTTSGLDTLDELDKISTNLQNTVMDMRLIPLKKVFDKFPRLVRDLARDQDKRVRFTVEGEDIELDRTILDEISDPLMHVLRNAVDHGIELPDEREANGKPRTGTVELSAHREHDTVVITASDDGSGINADAVREKAVSNGLATREELNAMPDEEVYDYIFHPGFSTNEEITDVSGRGVGMDVVKTTVEALDGSASVTSTPGEGSVFTIRLPVSVAIIKVLFVRVGDREFGVPIKYIDEISRRQKVQTINGAEVVVHEDSLFPLIRLRDALDIDVAEGDGGMIVRIRPSDRQVALHCDHVTRQEEVVVTPLQGPLGGTQGLSGTAVIGDGNVIPILDVSTLELPSGGREALREWTPPSDGESAEGSADTDADGPAEVEEAAD; encoded by the coding sequence ATGGACGAAGAACTCTACCAAGCATTCATCACGGAGTCGGAGGAGAGCATCACGCAACTGAACAACTCGCTCCTGGAGTTGGAGTCGAACCCCGAGGCCACGGATGCCATCGACGACATCTTCCGGCAGGCGCACACGCTGAAGGGGAACTTCGGCGCGATGGGCTTCGACAACGCCGCCACGGTGGCGCACGCCGTCGAGGACCTCTTAGACGAGATACGGCACGACCGACTGGCGGTGACGCCCGACCGCATGGACCTCGTCTTCGACGGGATGGACGAGATTCTCGAAATCCTCCGCGACATCGAGGAGCACGGCGAGTCCAAGAGCGACCCGACGGCCCTCGTCGAGGAGATACGCGCCGCCGCGCGGGCGGAGGACGCCGCGGGCGAGGAACCGTCGACGGCCGACGACGACGATGCCCCGAACGACGACGCCCTCGCCGTCGCGGCCGAGACCCTCGACTTCGAGAGCGACGAACTTACCGACGCCGAACTGCTGTATCACGCCGACATCGAACTGAACGCCGGCGAGATGAAGGGCGTCGACGCCGGCCTGTTCCTCGGCGGCGTGCCCGACGGCGTCGACGTCGTCGGGTCGGTCCCGGACATCGACAGCATCGAGGACGGCGAGTTCGACGACGGCTTCGCGCTGTTCGTCGCGAACGTCCCCGAGGCCGAACTCGGCCCGACGCTCGCCGGCCTCTGGAAGGTCGAGAGCGTCGAACTGACCGACGTGTCGGCCGTCCTCGCGGACGACCGCGACGCCGAGGCGGCCCTCGCGGACTCGGACGCGGAGGCGGATGCGGGCGCGGCCGTAGACGCGGACGCGGCCGAAGTCGACGCGGAACCGGTCGAATCGGGAGCCGCGGACGACGCCGAAGCCGAGGCCGCCGCGCTCGCCGAGACGTCCGAGGCGGACGCCGAACCGGACGCTGAGCCGGAAGAAGCCGAGGACGGCGACCCCGCCGCGGCGGTCGACCCCGCCGAGGCCGCGGAGGCCGTCGCGGCCGTCGAGGCCGCCTACTCCGGCGCCGAGTCGGAATCGGAGCAGGAGTCGGAGTCCGAGGACGGACGCGAGAGCGACCGCGACGCCGGCGGCGAGTCGGTTTCCGACGCCGACGGGGACGCGGGCGCGGCCGAGGCGACCGCCGCCGAGAGCGGCGCAGAGGGGAGTGCCGAGGGCGCCGACTCGCCCGCGCGCGACGACGCGGACGAGGAGACGAAGGCGGAGGGCGAGAAGAAACGGGAGAAGCGGGAGAAGGGACAGTCCATCTCCGCGGTCAAGTCCGTCCGCGTCGACGTCGACCAACTCGACGAACTGCACGAACTGGTCGAGCAACTGGTCACCAGCCGCATCAAACTCCGGCAGGCGATGGAGGGCGAAGTGGTGGACACGACGAGCGGCCTCGACACGCTCGACGAACTGGACAAGATTTCGACGAACCTCCAGAACACGGTGATGGACATGCGGCTCATCCCGCTGAAGAAGGTGTTCGACAAGTTCCCGCGACTGGTCCGCGATTTGGCGCGCGACCAGGACAAGCGGGTCCGGTTCACCGTCGAGGGCGAGGACATCGAACTCGACCGGACCATCCTCGACGAGATTTCCGACCCGCTGATGCACGTCCTGCGGAACGCCGTGGACCACGGCATCGAACTGCCGGACGAACGAGAGGCCAACGGGAAGCCGCGAACCGGGACGGTCGAACTCAGCGCGCACCGCGAGCACGACACGGTGGTCATCACCGCCTCCGACGACGGGAGCGGAATCAACGCCGACGCCGTGCGCGAGAAGGCCGTCTCGAACGGCCTCGCCACCCGCGAGGAACTGAACGCGATGCCCGACGAGGAGGTGTACGACTACATCTTCCACCCCGGCTTCTCGACGAACGAGGAGATAACCGACGTCAGCGGCCGCGGCGTCGGCATGGACGTGGTGAAGACCACCGTCGAGGCGCTCGACGGCTCCGCCAGCGTCACCAGCACGCCCGGCGAGGGCTCGGTGTTCACCATCCGCCTGCCCGTCTCCGTCGCCATCATCAAGGTGCTGTTCGTCCGCGTCGGAGACCGGGAGTTCGGCGTTCCCATCAAGTACATCGACGAGATTTCGCGGCGCCAGAAGGTCCAGACGATCAACGGCGCGGAAGTCGTCGTCCACGAGGACTCGCTGTTCCCGCTCATCCGCCTCCGGGACGCCCTCGACATCGACGTCGCCGAGGGCGACGGCGGGATGATCGTTCGCATCCGCCCGTCGGACAGACAGGTGGCGCTGCACTGCGACCACGTCACCCGGCAGGAGGAAGTCGTCGTCACGCCGCTGCAGGGACCGCTCGGCGGCACCCAGGGGCTCTCCGGGACGGCCGTCATCGGCGACGGAAACGTCATCCCCATCCTCGACGTGAGCACGCTCGAACTGCCGTCCGGCGGACGGGAGGCGCTGCGCGAGTGGACGCCGCCGTCCGACGGCGAGTCGGCCGAGGGGTCAGCCGACACCGACGCCGACGGGCCCGCCGAAGTCGAGGAGGCGGCGGACTGA
- a CDS encoding chemotaxis protein CheW: MSQEPQTAAVPDADEVEDVREIQVLEFKLGGETYCVDIEYVSEIVDRGSLTAVPNAPAYVDGVMDLRGRTTSIVNPKALLNLDTGEGESKRIVIFDSSKFEDDAAVGWLVDEVYQVVRVDADEIEEPPLEKDDSIEGVIKRDGELVIWISPVDAVAAH; this comes from the coding sequence ATGTCGCAGGAACCACAGACCGCTGCCGTGCCCGACGCCGACGAGGTCGAAGACGTCCGAGAGATACAGGTGCTCGAGTTCAAACTCGGCGGAGAGACCTACTGCGTCGACATCGAGTACGTCTCCGAAATCGTCGACAGAGGCTCTCTGACCGCCGTCCCGAACGCGCCCGCCTACGTCGACGGCGTGATGGACCTCCGGGGTCGCACCACGTCTATCGTCAACCCGAAAGCCCTCCTGAACCTCGATACGGGCGAGGGAGAGTCCAAGCGCATCGTCATCTTCGACTCCAGCAAGTTCGAGGACGACGCCGCGGTGGGGTGGCTGGTCGACGAGGTGTACCAAGTCGTCCGCGTCGACGCCGACGAGATAGAGGAACCGCCTTTAGAGAAAGACGACTCCATCGAGGGCGTCATCAAGCGCGACGGCGAACTCGTCATCTGGATCTCGCCGGTCGACGCCGTCGCGGCGCACTGA